The Candidatus Methylomirabilota bacterium genome segment TCAGCTAGTTGCGCAGGCTCGGCGTTGTCGGCCGCTAGGGCTTGCTGCCCGTTCAGTGCCGTATCCACCCAGGCCGACACGGCTTCAACGGCCTCGCGTTGCTGCTTCACCTCAGGCCACAGATACCGCTCGGTGGTGTTGACGTTCGAGTGCCCGAGTATCTGCCGGACAGTGACGATATTGGTCCCGTTCTCGATGGCCTTCGTTCCGAAGGTCCGC includes the following:
- a CDS encoding site-specific integrase; this translates as RTFGTKAIENGTNIVTVRQILGHSNVNTTERYLWPEVKQQREAVEAVSAWVDTALNGQQALAADNAEPAQLAEK